The Methanocella arvoryzae MRE50 genome includes a region encoding these proteins:
- a CDS encoding FAD-dependent oxidoreductase — protein MVAESDGKHGVEGRSESFWTASTHDPDYPPLSGDLKVDVAVIGGGITGITSALKLKNAGLKVALIEGRRILHGATGYTTAHVSSAQALQYGELIETFGEKKARMIADSQQASIEEIARTAREYGIECDMARPAEYVYASEEGDLKDLKDEFEANKRLGLPVSYVDKAPLPFENYGAIRYENQLRFHPRKYLLPLAQAINSDGSYVFENTMATDIDDGETCKVKTYNGNVLANHVIVATQVPFTMKDLLVTRMKACRSYVLGVRVEGDVSQDMFYSTEKPCHYIRTTPADGGNLVIIGGEDHQTGKVTDTIQKYRALEQYARERYKIASIDYSWSTEDYYTFDGVPFIGRMPNMKHCYIGTGYKGTGMTYGTVAAMINTDLILKGSSPWEEAYDPHRVKLTKEAGELLATQGFIMKHFVGERLKGPEPLEKIPAGGAGFSTYGGHKANVYKEASGQVHAVTPQCTHMGCYTEWNNGERTWECPCHGSWFGYDGSVLHGPTVKPLKRLDDKGKRAGGEMEARH, from the coding sequence ATGGTTGCAGAATCGGATGGCAAGCACGGAGTAGAGGGCAGGTCCGAGTCGTTCTGGACTGCCAGCACGCATGATCCGGACTATCCTCCATTGTCTGGCGATCTAAAGGTGGACGTCGCCGTCATCGGCGGGGGCATCACGGGCATTACGAGCGCGCTAAAGCTGAAGAATGCCGGCCTCAAGGTCGCGCTGATCGAGGGCAGGAGGATCTTGCACGGGGCTACGGGCTATACGACCGCTCACGTCTCGTCTGCGCAGGCTTTGCAATATGGCGAGCTGATCGAGACCTTCGGAGAAAAGAAGGCCCGCATGATCGCAGACTCGCAGCAGGCTTCAATCGAGGAGATCGCCCGGACTGCCCGGGAGTACGGCATTGAATGTGACATGGCCCGCCCTGCAGAGTATGTGTACGCATCGGAAGAGGGGGATCTCAAAGACCTGAAAGACGAGTTCGAGGCGAACAAGCGCCTGGGCCTCCCTGTCTCCTACGTAGATAAGGCTCCCCTGCCGTTCGAGAACTACGGGGCGATTCGATATGAAAACCAGCTGAGGTTTCACCCGAGAAAGTACTTGCTGCCGCTTGCACAGGCGATCAACAGTGACGGCAGCTACGTGTTCGAAAACACCATGGCCACCGACATCGACGACGGAGAAACCTGCAAAGTCAAGACCTACAATGGCAACGTCTTGGCAAACCACGTCATTGTTGCCACCCAGGTCCCGTTTACGATGAAGGACCTGCTGGTGACGCGGATGAAAGCCTGCCGTTCTTACGTCCTCGGCGTCCGGGTCGAAGGCGACGTATCGCAGGACATGTTCTACAGTACCGAGAAGCCCTGTCACTATATCCGGACTACTCCCGCAGATGGTGGTAATCTGGTCATCATCGGGGGCGAAGATCACCAGACTGGCAAAGTGACTGACACGATCCAGAAATACCGGGCGCTGGAGCAGTATGCCAGGGAGCGGTACAAAATCGCATCCATCGATTACAGCTGGTCGACTGAGGACTATTATACCTTCGATGGCGTGCCCTTCATCGGCCGGATGCCCAACATGAAGCACTGCTACATCGGCACCGGGTACAAAGGCACAGGCATGACATACGGCACGGTTGCTGCCATGATCAATACCGACCTGATCCTGAAAGGCTCCAGCCCCTGGGAAGAAGCCTACGATCCTCACCGGGTCAAGCTCACGAAAGAGGCGGGCGAGTTGCTGGCCACTCAGGGCTTCATCATGAAGCATTTCGTCGGCGAAAGGCTGAAAGGCCCGGAGCCCCTGGAGAAAATCCCTGCCGGCGGTGCAGGTTTCTCCACATATGGGGGGCACAAGGCCAACGTCTACAAAGAAGCCTCAGGCCAGGTCCACGCAGTAACGCCACAGTGCACCCACATGGGCTGCTATACCGAGTGGAACAACGGGGAAAGAACATGGGAATGCCCGTGCCACGGCTCATGGTTCGGCTACGATGGCAGCGTCCTCCACGGCCCGACGGTGAAACCTCTGAAGCGGCTGGACGATAAGGGAAAAAGGGCCGGCGGCGAGATGGAAGCCAGACACTAA
- a CDS encoding tetratricopeptide repeat protein, producing the protein MQDSADSEISRLYNRGLDLLGRGDSREAVKCFDRILKLNPDSISGWYGRGLAMKASGDLNAALECFDRALSLDPELTEAWQEKGLVYQSAGNIDGAILCFSCAVGIDPLYAPGWFSKGLALQEKAMESEDYELFRESAECFECALKMSPGMTEAWFGRGVSLLMLGQPQEAVRCFDHVIESDPVHAGAWYNKGLALKEAGDRPAAEACFSLARKLAEP; encoded by the coding sequence ATGCAGGATAGCGCAGATAGTGAAATAAGCCGCCTGTACAACAGAGGCCTGGATCTGCTCGGCAGAGGGGATAGCAGGGAAGCCGTCAAATGTTTTGACCGGATCTTAAAGCTGAACCCTGACAGCATTAGCGGCTGGTATGGCCGTGGCCTGGCCATGAAGGCGAGCGGAGACCTGAACGCTGCGCTCGAATGTTTCGACCGGGCGCTGTCCTTAGATCCGGAGTTGACAGAGGCGTGGCAGGAAAAAGGCCTCGTATACCAGAGTGCCGGAAACATCGATGGCGCAATACTATGTTTTTCCTGTGCTGTAGGCATTGATCCGCTGTACGCCCCGGGCTGGTTTTCCAAAGGCCTCGCACTGCAGGAGAAAGCCATGGAGAGCGAGGACTATGAGTTGTTCAGGGAGTCTGCCGAGTGCTTCGAATGCGCGCTGAAGATGAGCCCCGGGATGACGGAAGCCTGGTTTGGCAGAGGAGTGTCGCTGCTGATGCTCGGGCAGCCGCAGGAAGCCGTCCGCTGTTTCGATCACGTGATCGAATCCGACCCGGTCCATGCCGGGGCGTGGTATAACAAAGGCCTTGCTTTAAAAGAGGCGGGTGACAGGCCAGCCGCAGAAGCCTGCTTCAGTCTGGCCCGCAAACTGGCAGAGCCGTAG
- a CDS encoding DUF362 domain-containing protein — MSRLTSKPVSVLRTTDPVNGPKQALEIIHADKILERYQRILIKPNYVNNSDPSTGVTTDPRVVRGIVEYLLEHGWSNSEFAVGEGGMASFNTIETFQKVGLTDELKGYGVKLIDLNAEPHVEVKIEGGRSLKSVKVARSFTEYDCILSVPKLKVHCWSLSTLSMKNMMGGILPKGIMHDDLAQKIVDLNRAFGPELTVIDGILGCQRHELACDPIASNVIIAGEDFVATDAIGSFLMGLCPDDVPYLALAKKAGLGENDLDKIDYIGETISLLRKHYKM, encoded by the coding sequence GTGAGCCGCTTGACGAGTAAACCTGTATCTGTCTTACGTACCACCGATCCTGTCAACGGGCCGAAACAGGCGCTGGAGATAATCCACGCGGACAAAATTCTGGAGCGGTACCAGCGCATCCTGATCAAGCCTAACTATGTCAACAACAGCGACCCATCGACCGGCGTGACCACCGATCCCCGGGTCGTCAGGGGCATCGTGGAGTACCTGCTGGAGCATGGCTGGAGCAACTCGGAGTTCGCCGTGGGCGAGGGCGGCATGGCCAGCTTCAACACGATAGAAACCTTCCAGAAAGTCGGGCTGACCGACGAGCTGAAAGGCTACGGCGTGAAGCTGATCGACCTGAACGCCGAGCCCCACGTGGAAGTGAAGATAGAGGGAGGCCGGTCGCTCAAGTCCGTCAAGGTCGCCCGCTCCTTCACAGAATATGACTGTATCCTGTCGGTGCCGAAACTGAAGGTGCACTGCTGGTCACTCTCGACCCTGTCCATGAAAAACATGATGGGCGGCATTCTGCCCAAGGGCATCATGCACGACGACCTGGCGCAGAAGATCGTAGACCTCAACCGGGCCTTCGGACCTGAGCTTACTGTGATCGATGGTATCCTCGGCTGCCAGCGGCATGAGCTGGCCTGCGATCCGATCGCCTCCAACGTCATCATCGCGGGGGAGGATTTCGTGGCCACCGATGCCATCGGCTCGTTCCTCATGGGCCTCTGCCCGGACGACGTGCCCTACCTTGCCCTGGCAAAAAAGGCAGGTCTGGGGGAGAATGACCTGGATAAGATTGACTATATCGGCGAGACGATCAGCCTGCTACGGAAACATTATAAGATGTGA
- a CDS encoding bile acid:sodium symporter family protein translates to MTDTILTIIQAGAAASIFAYSFSRGLSVRPGDLWYLGRRPGLLLKSLLAVDVLVPLLTIIVIALVRPARATAVGLLILAASPAAPLVLKKIPKAGGAMEYAVSLHVALASLAIVTTPVTLALLSTATGLPLEISLLAVAGQIGASILLPILAGMIAGWLFPALAKRLCSPLEALSGIVMALVVLLLLLSTYHLLLTLDLQSYVAIVLVIAGALVAGRLVVAGQPEKQATLALECASRNVGLALLIASTFTPLENALPVLIPYLVISAVAGLIYARYQKIVHGVEPS, encoded by the coding sequence ATGACAGACACAATACTGACAATCATACAAGCCGGGGCGGCAGCCAGCATCTTCGCCTACTCGTTCTCCAGGGGGTTGAGCGTCCGTCCCGGCGATCTGTGGTATCTGGGCAGGCGTCCGGGGTTATTGTTGAAGTCTCTGCTCGCAGTCGACGTGCTGGTGCCCCTGTTAACTATAATTGTCATTGCACTTGTCAGGCCGGCTAGGGCTACGGCGGTCGGGCTGCTGATCCTGGCCGCTTCGCCGGCGGCTCCCCTGGTGCTTAAAAAAATACCTAAGGCGGGTGGCGCCATGGAGTATGCCGTAAGCCTTCACGTGGCGCTGGCATCTCTCGCAATTGTAACGACACCGGTCACGTTAGCCCTTTTATCTACGGCTACAGGCCTCCCGCTTGAGATCAGTCTGCTGGCTGTCGCAGGGCAGATTGGAGCCTCCATCCTCCTGCCGATCCTTGCAGGCATGATTGCGGGCTGGCTGTTTCCGGCGCTGGCTAAACGGCTTTGCAGCCCGCTGGAAGCCCTGTCGGGCATCGTCATGGCCCTGGTGGTCTTGCTTTTACTGCTGTCTACCTATCACCTGCTGCTGACGCTGGACCTTCAGTCATATGTCGCTATTGTGCTGGTGATCGCAGGGGCCCTCGTAGCGGGCCGCCTGGTAGTAGCCGGACAGCCGGAGAAGCAGGCCACGCTGGCCCTGGAATGTGCGTCCCGGAACGTGGGGCTTGCCTTGTTGATAGCCTCGACTTTTACTCCTCTCGAGAATGCCTTGCCTGTACTGATACCCTACCTGGTCATCTCCGCCGTGGCAGGCCTGATCTATGCCAGGTATCAAAAGATAGTGCATGGAGTAGAACCGTCCTGA
- a CDS encoding YidH family protein, with protein MPASPSRDKPPDLGYQRTRLAADRTLMAWIRTSVSMISFGFTIYKFFMYLRESDLISGNIALHGPRNLGLALVGLGTFLLAMAIVEYLLYQRWLSREMQVKFPLSTALLAAVLISLIGVLALINLLYNIGPI; from the coding sequence ATGCCGGCAAGCCCGTCCCGGGATAAGCCACCCGATCTCGGCTACCAGCGCACCCGCCTCGCGGCTGACCGCACCCTGATGGCCTGGATCCGGACTTCTGTATCGATGATCAGCTTTGGCTTCACCATCTACAAGTTTTTCATGTACCTGCGCGAGTCAGATCTCATCTCCGGCAATATAGCCCTGCACGGGCCTCGCAACCTGGGTCTGGCGCTGGTCGGGCTGGGCACTTTCCTCCTCGCGATGGCCATCGTAGAATACCTCCTGTACCAGAGATGGCTGAGCCGGGAGATGCAGGTGAAGTTTCCCCTGTCTACTGCGCTGCTCGCAGCGGTGCTCATTTCGCTGATCGGTGTCCTCGCGTTGATCAACCTGCTGTACAACATCGGGCCGATATGA
- a CDS encoding DUF1622 domain-containing protein, with the protein MMELSNYLLILVDWIELLANLISVLIIAAGIVVASVKVLQTVRKPDLLHYNKARLAFSRYLVIALEFQLAADIVKTAADPNWTDLGILAVVALIRTFLNFFLQREMKEEEREVEHAGKPVPG; encoded by the coding sequence ATGATGGAACTATCTAATTACCTGCTGATCCTTGTAGACTGGATCGAGCTACTGGCCAATTTGATCAGCGTCCTGATCATAGCGGCGGGCATCGTCGTTGCATCCGTCAAGGTACTGCAAACGGTCCGCAAGCCGGACCTGTTACACTATAACAAGGCCCGTCTGGCCTTTTCCCGGTACCTGGTGATCGCCCTGGAGTTTCAGCTGGCTGCCGATATTGTCAAGACCGCCGCGGATCCGAACTGGACAGACCTCGGCATTCTGGCGGTCGTGGCCCTCATCCGGACATTCCTGAACTTCTTCCTGCAGCGCGAGATGAAGGAGGAAGAGCGGGAGGTGGAGCATGCCGGCAAGCCCGTCCCGGGATAA
- a CDS encoding HAD family hydrolase, with translation MACYGATGRAGQAFILALAILLTLGTCWPGTGAPDDRFSGAETGERVITAGVGCDPLPSWNDGPTKQAIMDFVARVTAEDSPDFVPVEERIATFDNDGTLWVEQPLYVQGIFVFDQVRALAPEHPEWQERQPYKAVLENDTAALASLSEEQIADMVLTVHAGTEQEEFIGAAREWLAEARHPRYNTSYTRLVYRPMLELMDYLRSNGFRVFIVSGGGVDFVRAFSEETYGVPRENVVGSSLEYEYGADGRLTRLAKLSKYDDAGGKPESIALHIGRRPIFVAGNSDGDLAMMRYAATGSRPYLNLLVHHEDARREYAYDRESHVGRLREALDEARALGWPVISMSQDWKRIFDDGTI, from the coding sequence ATGGCCTGTTACGGCGCGACCGGTCGGGCCGGGCAGGCGTTCATCCTGGCCCTGGCGATCTTGCTCACGCTCGGCACCTGCTGGCCGGGCACCGGCGCGCCGGACGATCGTTTCAGCGGAGCCGAAACCGGGGAACGGGTTATAACGGCCGGAGTCGGATGCGATCCGTTGCCTTCGTGGAACGATGGGCCCACAAAACAGGCGATCATGGACTTTGTCGCCAGAGTGACTGCCGAGGATAGTCCCGACTTTGTGCCTGTGGAGGAGCGCATCGCCACCTTCGACAACGACGGCACCCTCTGGGTGGAACAACCCCTGTATGTGCAGGGGATTTTCGTGTTCGACCAGGTCCGGGCGCTGGCTCCGGAGCATCCCGAATGGCAGGAGCGGCAGCCGTATAAGGCCGTGCTCGAAAACGATACAGCCGCCTTGGCCAGCCTGAGCGAAGAGCAAATCGCCGACATGGTGCTGACCGTGCACGCTGGGACCGAACAGGAAGAATTCATCGGGGCCGCACGGGAATGGCTGGCAGAGGCCCGCCATCCGCGCTATAACACTTCTTACACCAGGCTGGTTTACCGGCCGATGCTGGAGCTCATGGACTACTTACGTTCCAACGGCTTCCGGGTGTTCATCGTCTCGGGCGGCGGGGTCGATTTCGTCCGGGCCTTCTCCGAGGAGACCTATGGAGTGCCCCGGGAGAACGTCGTCGGCAGCAGCCTGGAGTATGAGTACGGGGCTGACGGGCGGCTGACGAGGCTGGCAAAGCTGAGTAAGTACGACGATGCCGGGGGCAAGCCGGAGAGCATCGCGCTACACATTGGCAGGCGGCCGATCTTTGTAGCCGGCAACTCGGACGGCGATCTCGCAATGATGCGCTATGCGGCAACAGGTAGTCGTCCATACCTGAACCTGCTCGTGCACCACGAGGACGCACGGAGGGAGTATGCCTACGACCGCGAGTCGCACGTCGGCCGGCTTCGGGAAGCCCTGGACGAGGCTAGAGCACTTGGCTGGCCCGTCATCAGCATGAGCCAGGACTGGAAGCGGATATTCGATGATGGAACTATCTAA
- a CDS encoding arylsulfatase, with amino-acid sequence MAKKADKPNIMVIWGDDIGITNLSIYSHGLMGYRTPNIDRIGHEGMLFTDSYGEQSCTAGRAAFITGQSVYRSGLSKVGLPGAKIGLQAEDPTIAELLKPLGYATGQFGKNHFGDRDEFLPTMHGFDEFYGNLYHLNAEEEPELRDYPTEKDFPNFRKNFGPRGVLHCWAKPDGGQKIEDTGPLTRKRMETVDEEFLEAAQAFIKKQHKAGVPFFVWFNTTHMHFRTHEKPSYKGKAGRWQSEYHDVMIYHDWCVGEMLKLLDDLGIADNTIVMYSTDNGPHRNSWPDAGTTPFRSEKNTNWEGAFRVPLLVRWPGVIKPGSVSNEIVSHLDWLPTFLAAAGEPDIKKKLLKGHKAGKKTFKVHLDGYNLLPYLSGKEKKSPRNEYFYFSDDGDLLAMRYDNWKFVFLEQRCHGTLQVWAEPFTKLRLPKIFNLRTDPFEFADITSNTYWDWIFDHAFALVPAQQEAQKFMETFKAFPPRQKAASFTVEQASEQLKKPGGD; translated from the coding sequence ATGGCAAAGAAGGCAGATAAGCCAAACATCATGGTTATCTGGGGCGACGACATCGGCATCACCAACCTCAGCATCTACTCGCATGGACTCATGGGCTACAGGACACCGAATATTGATCGCATAGGCCATGAAGGCATGCTTTTCACAGACAGCTACGGAGAACAGAGCTGTACTGCAGGCCGGGCCGCGTTCATCACCGGCCAGAGCGTGTACCGCTCCGGGCTGAGCAAAGTGGGATTGCCGGGCGCAAAGATTGGCTTGCAGGCTGAGGATCCGACCATCGCCGAGTTACTGAAACCGCTGGGCTACGCCACCGGCCAGTTCGGCAAGAACCACTTCGGCGACCGGGACGAGTTCTTGCCAACGATGCACGGGTTCGACGAGTTCTACGGCAATTTGTATCACCTGAACGCCGAGGAGGAGCCGGAGCTGCGGGATTATCCCACGGAGAAGGATTTTCCGAACTTCCGGAAGAACTTCGGCCCACGGGGTGTACTGCACTGCTGGGCGAAGCCGGACGGAGGCCAGAAGATCGAGGACACCGGTCCGCTCACCCGTAAGAGGATGGAGACGGTGGACGAGGAGTTCCTGGAGGCGGCCCAGGCCTTTATTAAGAAACAACATAAGGCTGGCGTGCCGTTCTTCGTGTGGTTCAACACCACGCACATGCACTTCCGGACTCACGAGAAGCCCTCGTACAAGGGCAAGGCAGGGCGGTGGCAGTCGGAGTACCACGACGTCATGATCTACCATGACTGGTGCGTGGGCGAGATGCTGAAGCTGCTCGACGACCTCGGCATCGCCGACAATACTATCGTCATGTATAGCACCGACAACGGGCCCCACCGGAACTCCTGGCCCGACGCCGGCACGACTCCTTTCAGGAGCGAGAAGAACACCAACTGGGAGGGCGCTTTCCGGGTGCCGCTGCTGGTGCGATGGCCCGGGGTTATCAAGCCCGGTTCGGTCTCGAACGAGATTGTCAGCCACCTGGACTGGCTGCCCACCTTCCTGGCTGCCGCCGGCGAGCCGGATATCAAGAAAAAGCTGTTGAAGGGGCATAAGGCAGGCAAGAAGACGTTCAAGGTTCACCTCGACGGCTACAACCTGCTGCCATATCTGTCCGGCAAGGAGAAGAAGAGCCCGCGTAACGAGTACTTCTACTTCTCTGATGATGGGGACCTGCTGGCCATGCGCTACGATAACTGGAAGTTCGTGTTCCTGGAGCAGCGGTGCCACGGCACCTTGCAGGTGTGGGCAGAGCCGTTCACTAAGCTGAGGCTGCCGAAAATTTTCAACCTGCGCACCGATCCCTTCGAATTTGCCGACATTACCTCGAACACCTACTGGGACTGGATCTTCGACCATGCGTTCGCGCTGGTGCCCGCGCAGCAGGAAGCGCAAAAGTTCATGGAAACGTTCAAGGCTTTTCCGCCACGGCAGAAGGCGGCGAGCTTCACGGTCGAACAGGCCAGCGAGCAACTCAAGAAGCCGGGCGGTGACTGA